From Syngnathus typhle isolate RoL2023-S1 ecotype Sweden linkage group LG13, RoL_Styp_1.0, whole genome shotgun sequence, a single genomic window includes:
- the myo9b gene encoding unconventional myosin-IXb isoform X4, whose product MSTSDGEARVVQIYQRLCQDAAAHCPLQVAAGDTAAEVIFNAVVSLGLAADRRYSLLEVRTSKDEKRRLRVDDFPLERVLLWPPEAQKRHPQSLGYYFSLEETPAEKTPAEAYDDLCGLPAVTEDAVVEALRSRFLERKIYTYASNILVALNPNKFLPVYYNPKYVKLYENQPLGKLSPHIFAMANLAYRSMLKCKAHQCMVMSGESGSGKTESSSYLVHCLTALSQQTYCSGMERAILGASPVLQAFGNAKTAANNNSSRFGKFIQLNYLESGVIRGAVIKKYLLEKCRLIDRDKRERNYHVFYYLLAGASKDEREEFCLLAPQDYLYLKQVGKEDLHLGDDEKLVQEYKRLHQAMEMVGFLPSTKKHIFSTLSAILLLGNASFTLPANNEALEVGPADVLATLSDLLKVKKELLVKTLTERRVLNGSDMVFSPYTLQEALAARDSMAKSLYAALFDWIVLHINHAMFNKRDVEESISCLSIGVLDLFGLENLHTNSFEQLCINYSNEKLQCYINRQIFTRQQEDYEAEGLSWQSFEYSDNSECIHLISQGLFSMLDEESNLPQATDKALLDKLALQLKDDALFATSVDCESSFVIHHFAASVTYCIKGFLEKNTEHVKPEVVSLLRGSERAFLHNLVASSPEAAFRWGVLRAVFRILAVFRGLGHKRVEKMVARQGSRISLKDVKQRTSHVDRNSSNSYTLDFSFDRSDEHPLDVFEDIFTNFEKRKKCRAGRRKQLIPKNLMNLRSLQHVVGLAEHNLTRAATCRPATVCAQFQASLTKLMDTVKKAEPFFIFCLRSNAEKKEFHFDDELVRQQIRYRGLLNMIQVQKSDYNAKFSFKEFVEKFRMLLPKGATESPEHITELLTRMGLDRTTYRIGKTKVFLKEKERRLLQDTLNKEVMRRIVVLQRWFRACLIRMHFQQKRDASVIIQRNWREFHENRSKAASVIQTAWRASLKRSEKEHKTSSEDISKEVRPARASSSRKGLRRQHKVEVSPNRSGQADTVNGQDRREGRGSPPPLNRPLSLPLEPRVGSDTTGTTDSPKSSSLQRYKDTGDFKEKAERWRDKISDESSPEVSRRQDKCKDDFRSMSVDELSKMSSSGSDSSPSAREFSEEPDGSRYSLPARSPNEDSGRPQSNQSQLTTPEKIWFLSRFLRKRAPKSPASNDTPLQDKVATLPSHPKHNSGRVAGNPNIKISRTTRALRWNVSLEREIQDPKELRNLDEFLGNQMNDLRMRIKDLSQTESVFLSATMQFRDTIKSMFSLQKPQIGYIDLMKGYHNKVSSLAGSQNKNEVSLVVNLFQSMLDGFIRGEIKRMDSDPVKATKTTKKRRKKDKCPDGPLDHRFSTYQVNIMQSCDLCGSYIWGMEKAYMCSSCKLICHKKCLKKIITDCSTRCARQDDSVPGGLHFGVHVCVLTNKANPIPKVVELLLMHVEMNGLYTEGIYRKSGSTCRARELHQIMEIDPEAANLDNYPIHTITGLVKRWLRELPDPLMTFALYSDFLHAVEFPDRAERIRAVYQKIDELPLANYNTLERLIFHLVRVANEVDYNKMTSSSLAIVFAPCVLRSPNSDDPFLGMKDVAKTTTCVEILISEQFRRYKEKLQNIQELEYAEALAVNQLKLKRQNTIVEEPCKMEIPDETDSEERTLIERIKSIKQEKLDLACRLPDLEQENSDNDILDSSSSMSTESLEDRLGSLDSEAKTSKVRHVPEDIIKPECFAASNSPPTIVGKQAFSGCFDHLEIPYIDEEEKEKEEDATNS is encoded by the exons ATGAGTACTTCGGATGGAGAGGCCCGTGTCGTGCAGATCTACCAGAGGCTGTGTCAGGATGCGGCTGCCCACTGCCCGCTGCAGGTGGCTGCGGGAGACACGGCCGCAGAGGTGATCTTCAACGCCGTGGTCTCCCTGGGTCTGGCCGCCGACCGCCGTTACAGCCTGCTGGAGGTGAGGACGAGCAAGGATGAGAAGCGGCGGCTGCGTGTCGATGACTTCCCCCTGGAGAGGGTCCTGTTGTGGCCCCCGGAGGCCCAAAAGAGGCACCCGCAGAGTCTCGGGTACTACTTCAGCCTGGAGGAGACGCCGGCCGAGAAGACGCCGGCGGAGGCGTACGACGACCTTTGCGGCCTCCCCGCCGTCACAGAGGACGCCGTCGTGGAAGCTTTACGCTCTCGTTTCCTCGAGCGCAAAATTTACACGTATGCCAGCAACATCTTGGTGGCGCTCAACCCCAATAAGTTCCTGCCGGTGTACTACAACCCAAAGTATGTCAAACTGTACGAGAACCAGCCGCTGGGCAAGCTCAGCCCCCACATCTTTGCCATGGCCAACCTGGCCTACAGGAGCATGCTGAAGTGCAAGGCCCACCAGTGCATGGTGATGTCCGGTGAGAGCGGCTCAGGAAAGACTGAGAGCAGCAGCTATCTGGTCCACTGCCTCACGGCGCTCAGCCAGCAGACCTACTGCAGCGGCATGGAGCGGGCTATCCTCGGTGCCAGCCCTGTGCTGCAG GCTTTTGGCAACGCAAAAACTGCAGCAAACAACAACTCCAGTCGCTTCGGGAAGTTCATCCAGCTCAACTACCTGGAGAGCGGCGTCATCCGAGG GGCGGTGATCAAGAAGTACCTACTTGAAAAGTGCCGGCTGATTGACAGAGATAAAAGGGAGAG GAACTACCATGTCTTCTATTACCTGCTGGCGGGAGCATCCAAAGATGAGCGGGAGGAGTTTTGTCTGCTGGCGCCTCAGGATTATCTCTACCTCAAGCAGGTAGGCAAG GAAGACCTCCACTTGGGCGATGACGAGAAGCTCGTGCAGGAGTACAAGAGGCTCCATCAAGCTATGGAGATGGTCGGCTTCTTGCCCTCTACTAAGAAACA CATATTTTCCACACTCTCCGCCATCTTGCTTTTGGGCAACGCGAGCTTCACTCTGCCGGCGAACAATGAAGCTTTGGAGGTGGGGCCGGCTGACGTCTTGGCCACCTTGTCAGACCTCCTCAAG GTTAAAAAGGAGCTGCTGGTGAAGACTTTAACCGAGAGAAGAGTCTTAAATGGCAGTGACATGGTgttttcaccctacacgctacAGGAA gCCCTGGCAGCACGGGACTCCATGGCTAAGTCTTTGTATGCTGCTCTTTTTGATTGGATCGTCCTTCACATCAACCATGCTATGTTCAACAAGCGGGATGTGGAGGAATCCATTTCT tGTTTGTCCATTGGAGTCCTGGATCTGTTTGGCCTGGAAAACCTGCACACCAACAGTTTTGAGCAGCTGTGCATCAACTACAGCAACGAGAAGCTTCAATGTTACATTAACCGACAAATCTTCACTCGTcaacaa gaagattatgaggCCGAGGGCCTCAGTTGGCAAAGTTTTGAGTACAGTGACAACAGCGAGTGTATTCATCTGATCAGTCAAGGCCTCTTCAGCATGTTGGACGAGGAGAGCAA CCTCCCGCAAGCGACAGACAAAGCGCTGTTGGACAAGTTAGCGCTGCAGCTCAAAGACGACGCGCTCTTTGCAACCTCCGTGGATTGCGAGTCGTCCTTTGTTATTCACCACTTTGCCGCCAGTGTTACATATTGCATCAAG GGCTTCTTGGAGAAAAACACGGAGCATGTGAAGCCGGAAGTCGTATCTCTTCTCCGCGGCAGCGAGCGGGCGTTCCTGCATAACCTGGTGGCGTCCAGTCCTGAGGCGGCATTCCGTTGGGGCGTCCTCCGAGCCGTCTTCCGCATCCTGGCAGTGTTTAGGGGCTTAGGACACAAGCGCGTGGAGAAGA TGGTCGCTCGACAGGGTTCCCGTATATCGCTcaaagacgtgaaacaaagGACCAGCCACGTTGACAGAAATTCCAG CAACTCCTACACGCTGGACTTCTCCTTCGATCGCTCTGACGAACACCCCCTTGACGTCTTTGAGGACATCTTTACCAATTTTGAAAAGAGGAA GAAATGTAGAGCCGGTCGACGGAAGCAGCTTATTCCAAAG AATCTCATGAATTTGCGCTCACTCCAGCACGTCGTGGGTCTTGCCGAGCACAATCTCACCCGTGCAGCCACCTGTCGACCTGCGACCGTTTGCGCTCAGTTTCAG GCGTCACTCACAAAGCTGATGGACACTGTTAAAAAAGCTGAgcctttctttattttctgcttgcgcTCCAATGCAGAAAAG aAAGAATTTCACTTTGACGATGAGCTCGTGCGACAGCAAATCCGCTACAGAGGCCTCCTGAACATGATTCAAGTGCAGAAGTCGGACTACAATGCCAAATTTTCTTTTAAG GAATTTGTTGAAAAATTCCGAATGTTGCTTCCGAAAGGGGCCACCGAGTCCCCTGAACACATCACTGAGCTGCTGACCCGAATGGGCTTGGATCGAACCACTTACCGAATCGGAAAAACAAAG GTGTTCCTTAAAGAAAAGGAGAGGCGGCTGCTGCAAGACACCCTGAACAAGGAAGTGATGCGTCGCATCGTAGTCCTGCAACGCTGGTTCCGTGCATGTCTGATCAGGATGCACTTCCAGCAGAAGAGAGATGCTTCGGTTATTATACAG AGGAATTGGCGCGAGTTCCACGAGAACCGAAGTAAAGCCGCCTCGGTCATCCAGACGGCGTGGCGGGCTTCGCTCAAAAGGTCTGAGAAAGAGCACAAAACAAGCAGTGAAGATATTTCAAAAGAAGTTCGACCCGCCCGAGCCAG CTCATCGAGAAAAGGATTACGTCGGCAGCACAAAGTGGAGGTGAGCCCAAATAGAAGCGGGCAAGCCGACACAGTCAACGGTCAAGATAGGCGAGAGGGTCGCGGTTCCCCGCCACCCCTCAACCGCCCGCTGTCCCTGCCTTTGGAACCCAGAGTGGGTAGCGACACGACTGGCACCACTGACTCCCCTAAGAGCAGCTCCCTCCAGCGCTACAAAGACACAGGCGACTTTAAGGAGAAAGCCGAAAGGTGGCGGGACAAAATAAGCGACGAGTCCAGTCCAGAAGTGAGCAGGCGGCAAGACAAATGCAAAGATGACTTTCG GTCCATGTCCGTTGATGAACTTTCCAAAATGAGCTCATCCGGCTCCGATAGCTCACCGTCTGCAAGAGAG TTCTCTGAAGAGCCGGACGGGTCCAGGTACAGCCTTCCCGCCAGGAGCCCCAACGAAGATTCAGGACGACCACAATCCAACCAATCGCAACTCACCACCCCTGAAAA GATTTGGTTTCTTAGTAGATTCTTGCGAAAGCGGGCACCCAAGTCACCCGCCAGCAATGACACTCCCCTGCAAGATAAAGTTG CGACCTTGCCCAGCCACCCCAAGCATAACTCGGGTCGGGTGGCTGGCAACCCAAATATCAAAATCAGTCGGACTACGCGGGCCCTGCGCTGGAATGTCTCACTGGAACGTGAGATCCAAGACCCCAAAGAGCTGCGCAACCTGGATGAGTTTCTCGGCAACCAA aTGAATGACTTGCGAATGCGAATCAAAGACCTGTCACAGACAGAGAGCGTCTTCCTCTCGGCCACCATGCAGTTCAGAGATACCATTAAAAGCATGTTCTCTTTGCAG AAACCTCAGATCGGCTACATAGATCTCATGAAAGGCTACCATAACAAAGTCAGCTCTCTGGCCGGCTCCCAGAATAAGAACGAAGTGTCGCTTGTGGTCAACTTGTTCCAGTCGATGCTGGATGGTTTCATCAGGGGCGAGATCAAGAGGATGGACTCGGATCCAGTCAAG GCTACCAAGACGACAAAGAAGAGAAGGAAAAAGGACAAATGT CCTGATGGTCCTCTCGATCACCGCTTCAGCACCTACCAAGTGAACATCATGCAGTCATGTGACCTGTGCGGCTCCTACATCTGGGGGATGGAGAAAGCCTACATGTGCAGCT CGTGCAAGTTAATATGTCACAAGAAATGCCTGAAAAAAATCATCACCGACTGCTCCACACGCTGCGCCCGGCAG GATGACAGCGTACCCGGCGGCCTTCACTTCGGGGTGCACGTTTGCGTCCTGACCAACAAGGCCAACCCCATCCCCAAGGTAGTGGAGCTGCTGCTGATGCACGTGGAGATGAACGGCCTCTACACCGAGGGCATCTATCGCAAGTCGGGCTCCACGTGCCGTGCTCGGGAACTCCACCAAATCATGGAGATCG ACCCTGAGGCGGCCAATCTGGACAACTACCCCATCCACACCATCACAGGCCTGGTGAAACGTTGGCTCCgagagctgccggacccgctcATGACTTTTGCTCTCTACAGCGACTTCCTGCATGCTGTGG AGTTTCCAGACAGGGCTGAGAGAATACGGGCCGTGTACCAAAAGATCGATGAACTTCCCCTGGCCAATTACAACACACTGGAGCGGCTCATCTTCCACCTCGTCCG TGTGGCCAACGAGGTGGATTACAACAAGATGACGTCAAGTTCCCTCGCTATCGTCTTCGCCCCGTGCGTCCTGCGCTCCCCCAACTCAGACGACCCCTTCCTCGGCATGAAGGACGTGGCCAAGACAACCAC GTGCGTGGAGATCCTCATCTCTGAGCAGTTCAGGCGCTACAAGGAGAAGCTGCAGAATATCCAGGAGCTGGAGTACGCTGAAGCCTTGGCTGTCAATCAACTCAAGCTGAAGAGACAAAACACA ATTGTGGAAGAACCATGTAAAATGGAAATTCCCGACGAGACCGATTCGGAAGAAAGGACTCTCATTGAAAGAATCAAGTCCATCAAGCAGGAAAA ATTGGACCTGGCCTGCAGATTACCCGATCTGGAGCAGGAGaactctgacaatgacatcctGGACTCGTCGTCGTCCATGAGCACGGAGAGTCTGGAAGATCGCCTCGGCAGTCTGGACTCGGAAG CAAAGACAAGCAAAGTCAGACACGTGCCGGAGGACATCATCAAGCCCGAGTGCTTCGCTGCTTCCAACTCTCCTCCCACCATAGTCGGCAAACAAGCGTTCAGTGGTTGCTTTGACCATTTGGAAATTCCTTACATTGATGAAGAGGAGAAAGAAAAGGAGGAAGACGCGACAAACAGTTAA
- the myo9b gene encoding unconventional myosin-IXb isoform X3 has protein sequence MSTSDGEARVVQIYQRLCQDAAAHCPLQVAAGDTAAEVIFNAVVSLGLAADRRYSLLEVRTSKDEKRRLRVDDFPLERVLLWPPEAQKRHPQSLGYYFSLEETPAEKTPAEAYDDLCGLPAVTEDAVVEALRSRFLERKIYTYASNILVALNPNKFLPVYYNPKYVKLYENQPLGKLSPHIFAMANLAYRSMLKCKAHQCMVMSGESGSGKTESSSYLVHCLTALSQQTYCSGMERAILGASPVLQAFGNAKTAANNNSSRFGKFIQLNYLESGVIRGAVIKKYLLEKCRLIDRDKRERNYHVFYYLLAGASKDEREEFCLLAPQDYLYLKQVGKEDLHLGDDEKLVQEYKRLHQAMEMVGFLPSTKKHIFSTLSAILLLGNASFTLPANNEALEVGPADVLATLSDLLKVKKELLVKTLTERRVLNGSDMVFSPYTLQEALAARDSMAKSLYAALFDWIVLHINHAMFNKRDVEESISCLSIGVLDLFGLENLHTNSFEQLCINYSNEKLQCYINRQIFTRQQEDYEAEGLSWQSFEYSDNSECIHLISQGLFSMLDEESNLPQATDKALLDKLALQLKDDALFATSVDCESSFVIHHFAASVTYCIKGFLEKNTEHVKPEVVSLLRGSERAFLHNLVASSPEAAFRWGVLRAVFRILAVFRGLGHKRVEKMVARQGSRISLKDVKQRTSHVDRNSSNSYTLDFSFDRSDEHPLDVFEDIFTNFEKRKKCRAGRRKQLIPKNLMNLRSLQHVVGLAEHNLTRAATCRPATVCAQFQASLTKLMDTVKKAEPFFIFCLRSNAEKKEFHFDDELVRQQIRYRGLLNMIQVQKSDYNAKFSFKEFVEKFRMLLPKGATESPEHITELLTRMGLDRTTYRIGKTKVFLKEKERRLLQDTLNKEVMRRIVVLQRWFRACLIRMHFQQKRDASVIIQRNWREFHENRSKAASVIQTAWRASLKRSEKEHKTSSEDISKEVRPARASSSRKGLRRQHKVEVSPNRSGQADTVNGQDRREGRGSPPPLNRPLSLPLEPRVGSDTTGTTDSPKSSSLQRYKDTGDFKEKAERWRDKISDESSPEVSRRQDKCKDDFRSMSVDELSKMSSSGSDSSPSAREVRVRLRKNPKRKRRLAYARSGLMINFAGSKESEYWSFPLPPFSPRKSTLKTSASSADVRALKSGVKFSEEPDGSRYSLPARSPNEDSGRPQSNQSQLTTPEKIWFLSRFLRKRAPKSPASNDTPLQDKVATLPSHPKHNSGRVAGNPNIKISRTTRALRWNVSLEREIQDPKELRNLDEFLGNQMNDLRMRIKDLSQTESVFLSATMQFRDTIKSMFSLQKPQIGYIDLMKGYHNKVSSLAGSQNKNEVSLVVNLFQSMLDGFIRGEIKRMDSDPVKATKTTKKRRKKDKCPDGPLDHRFSTYQVNIMQSCDLCGSYIWGMEKAYMCSSCKLICHKKCLKKIITDCSTRCARQDDSVPGGLHFGVHVCVLTNKANPIPKVVELLLMHVEMNGLYTEGIYRKSGSTCRARELHQIMEIDPEAANLDNYPIHTITGLVKRWLRELPDPLMTFALYSDFLHAVEFPDRAERIRAVYQKIDELPLANYNTLERLIFHLVRVANEVDYNKMTSSSLAIVFAPCVLRSPNSDDPFLGMKDVAKTTTCVEILISEQFRRYKEKLQNIQELEYAEALAVNQLKLKRQNTIVEEPCKMEIPDETDSEERTLIERIKSIKQEKLDLACRLPDLEQENSDNDILDSSSSMSTESLEDRLGSLDSEGQ, from the exons ATGAGTACTTCGGATGGAGAGGCCCGTGTCGTGCAGATCTACCAGAGGCTGTGTCAGGATGCGGCTGCCCACTGCCCGCTGCAGGTGGCTGCGGGAGACACGGCCGCAGAGGTGATCTTCAACGCCGTGGTCTCCCTGGGTCTGGCCGCCGACCGCCGTTACAGCCTGCTGGAGGTGAGGACGAGCAAGGATGAGAAGCGGCGGCTGCGTGTCGATGACTTCCCCCTGGAGAGGGTCCTGTTGTGGCCCCCGGAGGCCCAAAAGAGGCACCCGCAGAGTCTCGGGTACTACTTCAGCCTGGAGGAGACGCCGGCCGAGAAGACGCCGGCGGAGGCGTACGACGACCTTTGCGGCCTCCCCGCCGTCACAGAGGACGCCGTCGTGGAAGCTTTACGCTCTCGTTTCCTCGAGCGCAAAATTTACACGTATGCCAGCAACATCTTGGTGGCGCTCAACCCCAATAAGTTCCTGCCGGTGTACTACAACCCAAAGTATGTCAAACTGTACGAGAACCAGCCGCTGGGCAAGCTCAGCCCCCACATCTTTGCCATGGCCAACCTGGCCTACAGGAGCATGCTGAAGTGCAAGGCCCACCAGTGCATGGTGATGTCCGGTGAGAGCGGCTCAGGAAAGACTGAGAGCAGCAGCTATCTGGTCCACTGCCTCACGGCGCTCAGCCAGCAGACCTACTGCAGCGGCATGGAGCGGGCTATCCTCGGTGCCAGCCCTGTGCTGCAG GCTTTTGGCAACGCAAAAACTGCAGCAAACAACAACTCCAGTCGCTTCGGGAAGTTCATCCAGCTCAACTACCTGGAGAGCGGCGTCATCCGAGG GGCGGTGATCAAGAAGTACCTACTTGAAAAGTGCCGGCTGATTGACAGAGATAAAAGGGAGAG GAACTACCATGTCTTCTATTACCTGCTGGCGGGAGCATCCAAAGATGAGCGGGAGGAGTTTTGTCTGCTGGCGCCTCAGGATTATCTCTACCTCAAGCAGGTAGGCAAG GAAGACCTCCACTTGGGCGATGACGAGAAGCTCGTGCAGGAGTACAAGAGGCTCCATCAAGCTATGGAGATGGTCGGCTTCTTGCCCTCTACTAAGAAACA CATATTTTCCACACTCTCCGCCATCTTGCTTTTGGGCAACGCGAGCTTCACTCTGCCGGCGAACAATGAAGCTTTGGAGGTGGGGCCGGCTGACGTCTTGGCCACCTTGTCAGACCTCCTCAAG GTTAAAAAGGAGCTGCTGGTGAAGACTTTAACCGAGAGAAGAGTCTTAAATGGCAGTGACATGGTgttttcaccctacacgctacAGGAA gCCCTGGCAGCACGGGACTCCATGGCTAAGTCTTTGTATGCTGCTCTTTTTGATTGGATCGTCCTTCACATCAACCATGCTATGTTCAACAAGCGGGATGTGGAGGAATCCATTTCT tGTTTGTCCATTGGAGTCCTGGATCTGTTTGGCCTGGAAAACCTGCACACCAACAGTTTTGAGCAGCTGTGCATCAACTACAGCAACGAGAAGCTTCAATGTTACATTAACCGACAAATCTTCACTCGTcaacaa gaagattatgaggCCGAGGGCCTCAGTTGGCAAAGTTTTGAGTACAGTGACAACAGCGAGTGTATTCATCTGATCAGTCAAGGCCTCTTCAGCATGTTGGACGAGGAGAGCAA CCTCCCGCAAGCGACAGACAAAGCGCTGTTGGACAAGTTAGCGCTGCAGCTCAAAGACGACGCGCTCTTTGCAACCTCCGTGGATTGCGAGTCGTCCTTTGTTATTCACCACTTTGCCGCCAGTGTTACATATTGCATCAAG GGCTTCTTGGAGAAAAACACGGAGCATGTGAAGCCGGAAGTCGTATCTCTTCTCCGCGGCAGCGAGCGGGCGTTCCTGCATAACCTGGTGGCGTCCAGTCCTGAGGCGGCATTCCGTTGGGGCGTCCTCCGAGCCGTCTTCCGCATCCTGGCAGTGTTTAGGGGCTTAGGACACAAGCGCGTGGAGAAGA TGGTCGCTCGACAGGGTTCCCGTATATCGCTcaaagacgtgaaacaaagGACCAGCCACGTTGACAGAAATTCCAG CAACTCCTACACGCTGGACTTCTCCTTCGATCGCTCTGACGAACACCCCCTTGACGTCTTTGAGGACATCTTTACCAATTTTGAAAAGAGGAA GAAATGTAGAGCCGGTCGACGGAAGCAGCTTATTCCAAAG AATCTCATGAATTTGCGCTCACTCCAGCACGTCGTGGGTCTTGCCGAGCACAATCTCACCCGTGCAGCCACCTGTCGACCTGCGACCGTTTGCGCTCAGTTTCAG GCGTCACTCACAAAGCTGATGGACACTGTTAAAAAAGCTGAgcctttctttattttctgcttgcgcTCCAATGCAGAAAAG aAAGAATTTCACTTTGACGATGAGCTCGTGCGACAGCAAATCCGCTACAGAGGCCTCCTGAACATGATTCAAGTGCAGAAGTCGGACTACAATGCCAAATTTTCTTTTAAG GAATTTGTTGAAAAATTCCGAATGTTGCTTCCGAAAGGGGCCACCGAGTCCCCTGAACACATCACTGAGCTGCTGACCCGAATGGGCTTGGATCGAACCACTTACCGAATCGGAAAAACAAAG GTGTTCCTTAAAGAAAAGGAGAGGCGGCTGCTGCAAGACACCCTGAACAAGGAAGTGATGCGTCGCATCGTAGTCCTGCAACGCTGGTTCCGTGCATGTCTGATCAGGATGCACTTCCAGCAGAAGAGAGATGCTTCGGTTATTATACAG AGGAATTGGCGCGAGTTCCACGAGAACCGAAGTAAAGCCGCCTCGGTCATCCAGACGGCGTGGCGGGCTTCGCTCAAAAGGTCTGAGAAAGAGCACAAAACAAGCAGTGAAGATATTTCAAAAGAAGTTCGACCCGCCCGAGCCAG CTCATCGAGAAAAGGATTACGTCGGCAGCACAAAGTGGAGGTGAGCCCAAATAGAAGCGGGCAAGCCGACACAGTCAACGGTCAAGATAGGCGAGAGGGTCGCGGTTCCCCGCCACCCCTCAACCGCCCGCTGTCCCTGCCTTTGGAACCCAGAGTGGGTAGCGACACGACTGGCACCACTGACTCCCCTAAGAGCAGCTCCCTCCAGCGCTACAAAGACACAGGCGACTTTAAGGAGAAAGCCGAAAGGTGGCGGGACAAAATAAGCGACGAGTCCAGTCCAGAAGTGAGCAGGCGGCAAGACAAATGCAAAGATGACTTTCG GTCCATGTCCGTTGATGAACTTTCCAAAATGAGCTCATCCGGCTCCGATAGCTCACCGTCTGCAAGAGAG GTCAGGGTGCGTTTGCGCAAAAATCCAAAGCGCAAACGGCGCTTAGCCTACGCCCGCAGTGGCTTGATGATTAACTTTGCTGGCTCCAAGGAGAGCGAATACTGGAGTTTTCCACTCCCCCCCTTCAGCCCCCGCAAGTCCACCTTGAAGACTTCGGCCAGTAGCGCGGACGTCCGTGCCCTCAAATCTGGGGTCAAG TTCTCTGAAGAGCCGGACGGGTCCAGGTACAGCCTTCCCGCCAGGAGCCCCAACGAAGATTCAGGACGACCACAATCCAACCAATCGCAACTCACCACCCCTGAAAA GATTTGGTTTCTTAGTAGATTCTTGCGAAAGCGGGCACCCAAGTCACCCGCCAGCAATGACACTCCCCTGCAAGATAAAGTTG CGACCTTGCCCAGCCACCCCAAGCATAACTCGGGTCGGGTGGCTGGCAACCCAAATATCAAAATCAGTCGGACTACGCGGGCCCTGCGCTGGAATGTCTCACTGGAACGTGAGATCCAAGACCCCAAAGAGCTGCGCAACCTGGATGAGTTTCTCGGCAACCAA aTGAATGACTTGCGAATGCGAATCAAAGACCTGTCACAGACAGAGAGCGTCTTCCTCTCGGCCACCATGCAGTTCAGAGATACCATTAAAAGCATGTTCTCTTTGCAG AAACCTCAGATCGGCTACATAGATCTCATGAAAGGCTACCATAACAAAGTCAGCTCTCTGGCCGGCTCCCAGAATAAGAACGAAGTGTCGCTTGTGGTCAACTTGTTCCAGTCGATGCTGGATGGTTTCATCAGGGGCGAGATCAAGAGGATGGACTCGGATCCAGTCAAG GCTACCAAGACGACAAAGAAGAGAAGGAAAAAGGACAAATGT CCTGATGGTCCTCTCGATCACCGCTTCAGCACCTACCAAGTGAACATCATGCAGTCATGTGACCTGTGCGGCTCCTACATCTGGGGGATGGAGAAAGCCTACATGTGCAGCT CGTGCAAGTTAATATGTCACAAGAAATGCCTGAAAAAAATCATCACCGACTGCTCCACACGCTGCGCCCGGCAG GATGACAGCGTACCCGGCGGCCTTCACTTCGGGGTGCACGTTTGCGTCCTGACCAACAAGGCCAACCCCATCCCCAAGGTAGTGGAGCTGCTGCTGATGCACGTGGAGATGAACGGCCTCTACACCGAGGGCATCTATCGCAAGTCGGGCTCCACGTGCCGTGCTCGGGAACTCCACCAAATCATGGAGATCG ACCCTGAGGCGGCCAATCTGGACAACTACCCCATCCACACCATCACAGGCCTGGTGAAACGTTGGCTCCgagagctgccggacccgctcATGACTTTTGCTCTCTACAGCGACTTCCTGCATGCTGTGG AGTTTCCAGACAGGGCTGAGAGAATACGGGCCGTGTACCAAAAGATCGATGAACTTCCCCTGGCCAATTACAACACACTGGAGCGGCTCATCTTCCACCTCGTCCG TGTGGCCAACGAGGTGGATTACAACAAGATGACGTCAAGTTCCCTCGCTATCGTCTTCGCCCCGTGCGTCCTGCGCTCCCCCAACTCAGACGACCCCTTCCTCGGCATGAAGGACGTGGCCAAGACAACCAC GTGCGTGGAGATCCTCATCTCTGAGCAGTTCAGGCGCTACAAGGAGAAGCTGCAGAATATCCAGGAGCTGGAGTACGCTGAAGCCTTGGCTGTCAATCAACTCAAGCTGAAGAGACAAAACACA ATTGTGGAAGAACCATGTAAAATGGAAATTCCCGACGAGACCGATTCGGAAGAAAGGACTCTCATTGAAAGAATCAAGTCCATCAAGCAGGAAAA ATTGGACCTGGCCTGCAGATTACCCGATCTGGAGCAGGAGaactctgacaatgacatcctGGACTCGTCGTCGTCCATGAGCACGGAGAGTCTGGAAGATCGCCTCGGCAGTCTGGACTCGGAAGGTCAGTAA